The following are from one region of the Amblyraja radiata isolate CabotCenter1 chromosome 46, sAmbRad1.1.pri, whole genome shotgun sequence genome:
- the LOC116968732 gene encoding inositol polyphosphate 1-phosphatase-like: MAGLLTALLCASEKSANIARACKREEELFQLLIEEKKGPEKNKKFVQDFKTLADVIIQEVIKHDLEKKFPELASHIAGEESNHFENGLGETIIVKVCKTEQATAELISKVLDGNLKAAGLLAKCIHEDIRIDGPASEELNIDIPMDTIGIWVDPIDSTNQYIKGQLEEKYKSGIHSSGLKSATVLIGVFDRNSGQPIMGVINVPFNDVDPILRWKGKYYWGISYNGTNIHSIPKQLPAHHNLLSIVMSSSEKKDITKALAHLCGDKLYYASGAGYKILCTILGLADAYVVTADTTFKWDTCAPHAILKSVGGGIVNLAKTLAEVKSRSPGVNPELQYKMPDEESKETEKWANTGGLVAYRSQQHLETIINALSVE; the protein is encoded by the exons ATGGCTGGTCTCCTAACTGCGTTGCTCTGTGCTTCTGAGAAATCTGCAAATATAGCGAGGGCTTGCAAACGAGAAGAAGAGCTCTTCCAGCTTCTGATCGAAGAGAAGAAAGGGCCGGAGAAAAATAAGAAGTTTGTGCAAGACTTCAAGACCCTGGCAGATGTCATCATTCAAGAAGTGATTAAGCATGACCTTGAGAAAAAG TTTCCGGAGCTTGCATCTCACATCGCTGGAGAGGAATCCAATCATTTTGAAAATGGTTTGG GTGAAACAATCATTGTGAAAGTCTGCAAAACAGAGCAAGCAACTGCAGAATTAATAAGTAAAGTGCTAGATGGGAATCTGAAAGCTGCTGGCCTTCTGGCCAAGTGCATCCACGAAGATATCCGCATTGATGGTCCAGCCTCAGAAGAACTAAATATAGACATTCCTATGGACACCATAGGAATATGGGTTGATCCTATTG ATTCAACCAATCAATACATAAAAGGACAACTTGAAGAGAAGTACAAATCTGGCATTCACTCAAGTGGTCTGAAATCTGCTactgtactcattggagtttttGATAGAAACTCAGGACAGCCAATAATGGGAGTCATTAATGTACCTTTTAATGATGTGGACCCCATCTTAAG aTGGAAGGGGAAATATTACTGGGGTATTTCCTACAATGGAACCAATATCCATTCCATACCAAAGCAGCTTCCTGCACATCACAACCTTCTTTCGATAGTCATGAGCTCAAGTGAGAAGAAAGACATCACAAAAGCACTAGCTCATCTCTGTGGTGACAAACTGTACTATGCTTCAGGGGCAGGATACAAAATCTTGTGTACAATCCTTGGCTTGGCAGATGCTTATGTTGTCACAGCAGATACTACCTTTAAATGGGATACCTGTGCCCCACATGCCATCTTGAAATCTGTAGGAGGGGGCATTGTAAATCTTGCCAAAACCCTGGCTGAGGTGAAGAGCAGAAGCCCTGGGGTCAATCCAGAACTTCAATACAAGATGCCCGATGAAGAGTCAAAAGAAACCGAGAAATGGGCCAACACAGGAGGCCTTGTGGCTTACAGGTCTCAACAACACCTGGAGACCATTATTAATGCACTTTCAGTAGAGTAG